One bacterium genomic window, AGAAGGCCCTTGAACTGGCCGCCGAGATATGCGTCTTTACCAACAAAAATATCAGTGTGGAATCGATCAAATGAAGCAAAACGGCTACTACACTCCGCGCGAGATCGTGGAACACCTCGATAAATATATCATCGGTCAGGCCAACGCCAAGAAGTCGGTCGCTATTGCGCTACGCAATCGCTGGCGGCGCCAGAACGCGCCGGAAGACATCCGTCATGAGATCATGCCGAACAACATTATCATGATCGGTCCGACCGGGGTCGGCAAGACCGAGATAGCCCGCCGTCTCGCCGATCTGGCCAAAGCCCCATTTCTCAAAATAGAAGCTTCAAAATTCACCGAGGTCGGTTATGTAGGACGCGATGTCGAATCGATGGTTCGCGACCTGGTTGATATCGGCGTCAACATGGTTAAGATGGAAAAGTCCCGCGACCTGACAGAAAAAGCCAATCTTGGTACAGTAGAGACCATCCTCGACCTCCTGCTTCCGGAACCCAAATCGACAAGAGCGCAGGAAGAATCCGAGCAAAAGGAAGCGACATCCCCCACCCGCGAACGCTTTCGAAAGATGTTGCTGGATGGGAAGCTGGATGAGCGTGAAGTGGAACTGGAAACGCCGCAGTCACAGTATCCAGTGGTCGAGATCTTCTCCCCGATGGGGATGGAAGAATTGGGAGTCAATTTCCAGGAGATGTTTTCCGGACTGATGCCCAAGAAAACCAAACGTCGCAAGATGACGGTGAAAGAAGCCCGTAAATACATTCTCAGCGAAGAGCTGAATAAACTGCTCAATATGGATGAGGTCATTCCTGAGGCGCTGGAACGAGTTCAGGAGTCCGGCATCATCTTTGTCGATGAAATAGACAAGATCGCCGGGGAAGAGAAGTCGGTCGGACCGGATGTCAGCCGCGAGGGAGTCCAGCGGGACATTCTCCCGATTGTCGAGGGTTCGGCCGTCATGACCAAGTATGGCATGGTGCGAACCGACCACGTGCTGTTCATCGCTGCCGGCGCCTTCCATTCTTCCAAGCCCTCCGATCTGATACCGGAGCTTCAGGGCCGTTTCCCCATTCGCGTGGAACTGGACACCCTTACCGCCAGCGACTTTGAACGAATTCTGACTGAGCCGAAAAATGCGTTGGTCAAACAGTACAAAGCACTTTTGGAGACGGAATCGGTCGACCTGCAGTTTACTCCGGATGCCATTAAGAAGATCGCAGAGATAGCCGAGCGCGTAAATCGTGAAACTGAGAATATTGGTGCCCGACGGCTGCACACCGTGCTGACTACCTTGCTTGAAGATCTCCTTTTTGAGCCACCTACCCGCAAGAAGAAAGTCACGATCAGCGGCAAACAGGTAGAAACGCGGTTGGCCGCCATAGTCGAGAATGAAGACCTGAGCAGATACATACTCTAGAATTGCCGGACAAAGTCGGCCCGCCAGCCTGTTGACCATTGGCAGGTTGTTGCGTA contains:
- the hslU gene encoding ATP-dependent protease ATPase subunit HslU — translated: MKQNGYYTPREIVEHLDKYIIGQANAKKSVAIALRNRWRRQNAPEDIRHEIMPNNIIMIGPTGVGKTEIARRLADLAKAPFLKIEASKFTEVGYVGRDVESMVRDLVDIGVNMVKMEKSRDLTEKANLGTVETILDLLLPEPKSTRAQEESEQKEATSPTRERFRKMLLDGKLDEREVELETPQSQYPVVEIFSPMGMEELGVNFQEMFSGLMPKKTKRRKMTVKEARKYILSEELNKLLNMDEVIPEALERVQESGIIFVDEIDKIAGEEKSVGPDVSREGVQRDILPIVEGSAVMTKYGMVRTDHVLFIAAGAFHSSKPSDLIPELQGRFPIRVELDTLTASDFERILTEPKNALVKQYKALLETESVDLQFTPDAIKKIAEIAERVNRETENIGARRLHTVLTTLLEDLLFEPPTRKKKVTISGKQVETRLAAIVENEDLSRYIL